In Plasmodium gaboni strain SY75 chromosome 11, whole genome shotgun sequence, the following proteins share a genomic window:
- a CDS encoding coproporphyrinogen-III oxidase: MKDEIAPNEYFRNLWENLLKSEQNNICSLIESLDNKKFQEDVWYRKSGKNKNLGGGITRILEDGNIFEKCSVNYSCIFGAIDKESAKQMCVNHYNKEFINTTKICHSDDINILISRVLNSHNIRIINEKYKFYASGISIIAHPVNPNVPTIHMNFRFFQIFIKTGKKKKKFNNPNNNNNNSNNNSNYNNNNNNFVKNKIDNNYKSIKHWFGGGCDLSPCYIFTDLFTEFHNSFKLVCDKYNHLFYRHFKIWCDLYFRIKHRNINRGIGGIFFDNLLNNVIKNKKLVRSGKLKDINKKNVNESTLNNNNNMKDCKCYSCNNIMDKSYRMIYFFIQECIINFRKAYLHILLETINFKYDDNMIKWQRVCRGRYVEFNLLYDRGTKFGIELNKFKIYRRKKKQKKLENYSSTNFIKDEVFDEQVSDYLSDEHEKIDNVFSSLPLKCDFQYKYKIEKYSREYETLEILKHPKKWVDY, from the exons atgaaaGATGAG ATTGCTCCTAATGAATATTTTAGAAATTTATGGGAGAACTTATTAAAGTCTGAACAGAATAATATATGCAGTTTAATTGAATCATTAGATAATAAGAAATTTCAAGAAGATGTATGGTATAGAAAGTCAggtaaaaataaaaatttgGGTGGTGGAATTACAAGAATTTTAGAAGATggaaatatttttgaaaaatgTTCTGTAAATTATTCTTGTATCTTTGGAGCTATAGATAAAGAATCAGCTAAACAGATGTGTGtaaatcattataataaagaatttatAAATACTACAAAAATATGTCATTCTGATGATAtcaatattttaatttcaAGAGTTTTAAATTCTCATAATATTAGAATaattaatgaaaaatataaattttatgCATCAGGTATATCTATTATAGCTCACCCAGTTAATCCAAATGTACCTACTATTCATATGAATTTTAgattttttcaaatttttataaaaacaggaaaaaaaaaaaaaaaatttaataacccaaacaataataataataatagtaataataatagtaattataataataataataataattttgtaaaaaacaaaattgataataattataaaagtATTAAACACTGGTTTGGTGGAGGATGTGATTTAAGCCcttgttatatttttacagATTTATTTACTGAATTTcataattcttttaaattagtctgtgataaatataatcatttattttatagacattttaaaatatggtgtgatttatattttagAATTAAACATCGAAATATAAATAGAGGTATTGGAGGCATTTTTTTCGATAATTTATTGAataatgttataaaaaataaaaagcTTGTAAGGAGTggaaaattaaaagatataaataaaaaaaacgTAAATGAATCAACTCtcaataataataataatatgaaagaTTGTAAATGTTATAgttgtaataatattatggATAAAAGTTATCGcatgatatatttttttattcaagaatgtattataaattttagAAAAGCATATCTACATATTTTACTTGAAActattaattttaaatatgatgataatatgataaaatgGCAAAGAGTTTGTAGAGGAAGATATGTAGAATTCAACTTGTTATATGATAGAGGTACTAAATTTGGTAttgaattaaataaatttaaaatttatagacgtaaaaaaaaacaaaaaaaacttgaaaattattcttctactaattttataaaagatgAAGTCTTTGATGAACAAGTCTCAGACTATCTATCAGATGAACATGAAAAAATTGATAACGTATTCTCATCATTACCTTTAAAATGTGATTTccaatataaatataaaattgaaaaatattcaaGAGAATATGAAACACTAGAAATTTTAAAGCACCCAAAAAAGTGGGTAGACTACTAA
- a CDS encoding 60S ribosomal protein L28, giving the protein NVVNQHFRAKNMKNVEKLLQQHGNFEKAKNKEKLLKKYKRLSKLYQASHKTTN; this is encoded by the coding sequence aAATGTCGTGAATCAACACTTCAGAGCTAAGAATATGAAGAATGTAGAAAAGCTTCTCCAACAACATGGAAATTTTGAAAAAGCAAAGAATAAAGAAAAActtttaaagaaatataaacGCTTATCTAAATTATATCAAGCATCTCATAAAAcaacaaattaa
- a CDS encoding putative methyltransferase: MNNDNNCGSGEMNICEDIEELIEDLIYYIRTNDIEEVKKILEEDSRIINLNNIKDENDNTLLHFACANNNIDMILFLLYECNIDYNQYNKSGNTPLMWSIQNKHIESTREVLFFDYYLNKIKYNNLEKKKNEVFENIRNVIDNNFINPNYRLSQNIKKKINAIDIYKLYDKINEKNINNENINNNIITCDEILQNIKEEQLIHYKERNKINLLKKNEFNKSILSEAFDAQNEQILHLILNHPISVVLDNQEEQLEDDNKNRDVGDNKNRDGGDNKNRDDGDNKNRDDGDNKNRDDDDNKNIDDGDNKNRDGGDNICVNMSEEYPTKKNDNTNNNNINSNSNNFCGSVTSNIHNNESNKKFTTNIEEAKIIQEKVYQLKIDNNIKKKEQPNVDSNNNIIIHIREIGLNYFGDSLDESNASNDVTGINIWESCLVASRWFSDLCLENFFFNKNILEIGAGSGMASITLFIYSHLYNNNNNEKGINNLIISDINNITLNNIKHNLLLNENILNSINLEWKNKITVTNIDFTNKNTYPQKNNEIIKYDCIIASDIIYDHKIVSSIIYLLNTTLQINGTFLYVCKKNRDGIQLFINELKNNNYTIHYFTPPNEYFKNPFLNLSQNLFNMKFSEFDDQENFIMMKCHRL; the protein is encoded by the coding sequence ATgaataatgataataattgtGGGTCAGGAGAAATGAACATATGTGAGGATATAGAAGAATTAATTGAAgatttaatatattatattagAACAAACGATATAGAAgaagtaaaaaaaattttagAAGAAGATTCTAgaataattaatttaaataatattaaagatGAGAATGATAATACATTATTACATTTTGCTTGTgcaaataataatatagatatgATTCTATTCTTACTATATGAATGTAATATAGATTATAATCAATACAACAAAAGTGGTAACACTCCCTTAATGTGGTCCATACAAAACAAACATATAGAATCTACTAGAGAAGTTTTATTCTTcgattattatttaaataaaattaaatataataatttagaaaagaaaaaaaatgaagtatttgaaaatattagaAATGTTATTGacaataattttataaatcCTAATTATAGGTTAtcacaaaatataaaaaagaaaatcaATGCAATcgatatatataaattgtatgacaaaataaatgagaaaaatataaacaatgaaaatataaataataatataattacatgtgatgaaatattacaaaatattaagGAAGAACAACTTATTCATTATAAAGAAAGGAacaaaattaatttattaaaaaaaaatgaatttaataaaagtaTTTTATCTGAAGCGTTTGATGCACAGAATGAACAGATTCTACATCTAATTTTGAATCACCCCATATCTGTTGTGTTGGATAACCAAGAAGAACAACTAgaagatgataataaaaatagagATGTTggtgataataaaaatagagATGGTggtgataataaaaatagagATGATggtgataataaaaatagagATGATggtgataataaaaatagagatgatgatgataataaaaatatagatgatggtgataataaaaatagagATGGTGGTGataatatatgtgtaaATATGAGTGAAGAGTACCCCaccaaaaaaaatgacaacaccaataataataatattaatagtaatagtaataatttTTGTGGTAGTGTGACTTctaatatacataataatgaatcaaataaaaaatttacaacAAATATTGAAGAAGCTAAAATAATTCAAGAAAAGGTTTATCAATTAAAAATAgataataacataaaaaaaaaagaacaacCAAATGTtgatagtaataataatattataatacatataagAGAAATTGGACTTAATTATTTTGGAGATAGTCTAGATGAATCAAATGCATCTAATGATGTAACTGGAATTAATATATGGGAATCGTGTCTTGTGGCTAGTCGATGGTTTAGTGATTTATGTTtagaaaattttttttttaataaaaatattttagaAATTGGTGCTGGTAGTGGTATGGCTAGTAttacattatttatatattcacatctttacaataataataataatgagaaaggtataaataatttaataattagtgatataaataatataacattaaataatattaaacataatttattattaaatgaaaatatattaaattctATTAATTTAGAATGGAAGAATAAAATTACAGTTACTAATATCGattttacaaataaaaatacatatccacaaaaaaataatgaaataataaaatatgattGTATAATCGCTAGtgatattatttatgaTCATAAAATAGTATCatctattatatatttattaaatacaACTCTACAAATTAATGGAACCTTTCTATATgtttgtaaaaaaaatagagACGGTATacaattatttataaacgaattaaaaaataataattatactATTCATTATTTTACACCTCcaaatgaatattttaaaaatccttttcttaatttatcacaaaatttatttaatatgaaATTCTCAGAGTTTGATGATCaagaaaattttattatgatgaaaTGTCACAggttataa
- a CDS encoding hypothetical protein (conserved Plasmodium protein, unknown function) — protein sequence MKGGWSFLDVFNYKRIIRCEDSHDKNNKDEDSTYGDKKSSELYEESSINNNDSLIDMIKKIPINPFIDKNENMNKYKYSVEKKNIERYTGVNIYDEVDEKDAKKNKPVEYPFPINNNIIFKKEKNNNQTTSSNNKINTNYSNISSDLYPEEGYKTPNKTKHFYADWERLLAYNYGLYTFKNANNNNTIINRDMHSLNTENDIRNKLNLYIDRINIDNPNDTCKYLGIEEYKCLLSHSFHMNQNISNQKCVKWFNEYLQCKWDEQKLNFGYNYIQNRRHKKSKAYIAAPDYQYA from the coding sequence atgAAAGGAGGATGGAGTTTCTTGGACGTTTTTAATTACAAAAGAATAATAAGATGTGAAGATAGTCATGATAAGAATAACAAAGATGAGGATTCAACATATGGTGATAAGAAAAGTAGTGAGTTATATGAAGAGAGtagtataaataataacgACTCTTTAATTGATATGATTAAGAAGATACCTATTAATCCATTtattgataaaaatgaaaatatgaataaatataaatatagtgttgaaaaaaaaaatattgaaagATATACTGGTgtgaatatatatgatgaagTAGATGAAAAGGAtgcaaaaaaaaacaaacCTGTTGAATATCCTTTTCcaattaataataatataatatttaagaaagagaaaaataataatcaaaCAACATCttctaataataaaattaatacaAATTATAGTAATATATCAAGTGATTTATATCCTGAAGAAGGTTATAAAACACCTAATAAGACAAAACATTTTTATGCTGACTGGGAAAGATTATTAGCATATAATTATGGTTTATATACTTTCAAAAATgcaaataataataatacaattaTTAATAGAGATATGCACTCATTAAATACAGAAAATgatataagaaataaattaaatttatatatagatagaataaatatagataatCCAAATGATACATGTAAATATCTAGGAAtagaagaatataaatgtttattATCACATTCTTTTCATATGAATCAAAATATTAGTAATCAAAAATGTGTCAAGTGGTTTAATGAATATCTACAATGTAAATGGGATgaacaaaaattaaattttgGATATAATTACATTCAAAATAGAAGACATAAAAAATCAAAGGCATATATTGCAGCCCCCGATTATCAATACgcataa
- a CDS encoding hypothetical protein (conserved Plasmodium protein, unknown function): protein MENHNNANEVIDKNKIESDNKYIYTKFPMFDMHKKIKYYNKKISDINLENIKLKKCKKHLERHILEEKIIFEKNFENYEKIISNALVLGYSCIYLCNILNKIINKDKIYVLRLLLRKRDEFKNNIIKSYIHKHMENKIYFKKLANLIQNFTIKNKNYVTIFLVRHIKNKIKLHFIHFYNVIIYKYNNEKQKYKNNSILKSNNHFISNKLYLQNIYILNKILALFKLSYIIKNHFRLNVQNFFLHILDEKQKKKKKKIFFDFINENSDNINETITSMQCLTNNIQDDTINSSNNYNIDKENITNVEYNTNKQKYYIQNNLLIKDNSSSTSSYILHPNDFYNYLYNEELKKYIYKDIKNNHINKNTKNMYQKVKEKEKIYYKENNMLQIQSYLDQKIIKRYVYIHSLKKELEELFLQIPNNISIYYNQKEHIKNIQTTCHEQIEKIQSTLKNIKNKHFFFIIGMGPPQNLHLKASDNSYLSSHKHFKFLNNINNTSGNTTNKCSKILFSIKG, encoded by the coding sequence ATGGAGAACCATAATAATGCTAACGAAGTTATTGATAAGAACAAAATAGAAAGcgataataaatatatctacACAAAATTTCCTATGTTTGATATGcataagaaaataaaatattataacaaGAAAATATCAGATATTaatttagaaaatataaaattaaaaaagtGTAAGAAACATTTGGAAAGACATATattagaagaaaaaataatatttgaaaaaaatttcgagaattatgaaaaaataatttcgAATGCCTTAGTATTAGGATAttcatgtatatatttatgtaatatattaaataagattataaataaagataaaatatatgttttaagattattattaagaaaaagagatgaatttaaaaataatattataaaatcttatattcataaacatatggaaaataaaatttattttaaaaaacttgcaaatttaatacaaaactttactataaaaaataaaaattatgtaaCCATATTCTTAGTTCgtcatataaaaaataaaattaaacttcattttatacatttttataatgttattatatataaatataataatgaaaaacaaaaatataaaaataattctatcttaaaatcaaataatcattttatttcaaataaattatatctacaaaatatatatattcttaataaaatattagcattattcaaattgtcttatattatcaaaaatCATTTTCGCCTGAACGTTcagaatttttttttacacATATTAGatgaaaaacaaaaaaaaaaaaaaaaaaaaatattttttgattttataaatgaaaatagtgataatataaatgaaacAATAACAAGTATGCAATGTctaacaaataatatacaagATGATACTATAAATTCATCAAACaattataatatagataaagaaaatataacaaatgttgaatataatacaaataaacaaaaatattatatacaaaataatcTTCTGATCAAAGATAATTCATCAAGTACAAGtagttatatattacatccaaatgatttttataattatttatataatgaagaattaaaaaaatatatatacaaggatataaaaaataatcacATCAATAAAAATACTAAAAATATGTATCAAAAAGTAAAggaaaaggaaaaaatatactataaagaaaataatatgcTACAAATTCAAAGTTATCTAGatcaaaaaattattaaaagatatgtatatattcattctttaaaaaaagaacttgaggaattatttttacaaataccaaacaatatatctatatattataatcaaaaggaacatataaaaaatattcaaacAACATGTCATGAACAAATTGAAAAAATCCAAAGCACTctcaaaaatataaaaaataaacatttcttttttataattgGAATGGGCCCACCACAAAATTTACACTTAAAAGCATCTGATAATTCGTATTTAAGTTCTCATAAACATTTTAAATTtcttaataatataaacaacACATCAGGAAATACTACAAATAAGTGTAGTAAGATATTATTTAGCATAAAAggataa
- a CDS encoding putative alpha/beta hydrolase has product MLILFYIFYIFCFPLIILSERKSKINYHNNRWFVSSDDKIIMNNFFIKLNKIKNFSNFNTLWKIKKCEYFFLSHKNVKNNWNKISVGSITSSSNNDKITDDVLDGISYSIRDNTHIFKDETKDIPIILLHGCYGSRKNFIFFSKLLKSNKVITMDLRNHGDSKHTENMRFDEIENDIKNVLQKLHIKKCCLIGFSLGGKASMYCALKNSSLFSHLIIMDILPFNYNSNKVHIKLPFNISQVTSILYHIKHEKKPRNKLEFLQYLKCELPDISNSFAQFLCMSLKENNDKNQLTWKINIEAIYKDLPFIMNFPLNPEEYKYHNPCSFIIAKKSDLVCSIPNFDKIIKDYFPSASQVILDNSTHTVYIDEAQQCANIINEMLNK; this is encoded by the coding sequence atgcttattttattttatattttttatattttctgTTTTCCACTTATAATCCTTTCAGAAAGaaaatcaaaaataaattatcaCAATAATCGTTGGTTCGTATCCAGTGACGATAAAATCataatgaataatttttttataaaattaaataaaattaagAACTTTTCAAATTTTAATACTCTTTGGAAAATTAAAAAGTgtgaatattttttcttatctCATAAAAATGTGAAAAATAATTGGAATAAAATTTCTGTTGGTAGTATAACAAGTAGTAgtaataatgataaaataacaGATGATGTATTAGATGGAATTTCTTATAGTATCAGAGataatacacatatattCAAAGATGAGACAAAAGATATTCCAATTATATTATTGCATGGATGTTATGGAAGTCgaaaaaattttatattttttagtaaattattaaaatcaAATAAAGTGATAACAATGGATTTAAGAAATCATGGAGATTCTAAGCATACTGAAAATATGCGATTTGATGAAAttgaaaatgatataaagaatgtattacaaaaattacatataaaaaaatgttgTTTAATTGGATTTAGTTTAGGAGGAAAAGCATCAATGTATTGTGCTTTAAAAAATAGTTCCCTTTTTTCacatttaattattatggATATATTACcatttaattataatagtaataaaGTTCATATAAAGTTAccttttaatatatctcAAGTTACTAGcatattatatcatataaaacATGAAAAGAAACCAAGAAATAAATTGGAATTCTTAcaatatttaaaatgtGAATTACCAGATATTTCAAATTCATTTGCTCAATTTCTATGTATGTCActtaaagaaaataatgataaaaatcAATTAACATGGAAAATTAATATTGAAGCAATTTATAAAGATTTACCCTTTATAATGAATTTCCCATTAAATCCagaagaatataaatatcataATCCATGTAGTTTTATTATAGCCAAAAAATCAGATTTAGTTTGTTCTATTCCAAATTTtgataaaattataaaagaCTACTTTCCTTCAGCTAGCCAAGTCATTTTAGACAATTCAACTCATACGGTTTATATAGACGAAGCCCAACAATGTGCtaatataattaatgaaatgttaaataaatag